The genomic region TCTACAGGCAGTCTTCTTATTTCGCATCTAGCACTTCATAAAATAGAAAAGATTAAAGAGGTCTATACCAATGTAAATCAAAAGTCAATATTCAGCAATTGCCCATTTATAATTAAGAGAAGTAAATATGGTGTTGAGGAAATAAAAATCAATCACTGGAATGTTCTACGCAATTTTTTAAATGGTAATAAAACCTTTGGTGAAAGCAAAAACCTCAGGAAACTAATCAAAAAGATTTTTACCATTGAAGAATTTAATGAGTTAAAGGCGACGCAAAAAGAAGTCATCGTTACCGTATCTAATCTTTCACTCAATGAAACCGAATATAAATCGATTCAAGAAGTGAGCTATGAGGACTTTTGTGACTGGATATGGATTTCTTGCAACTATATCCCTTTTATGAGCATGGTAAAGAAGGATAATTGCGAGTATGCAGATGGTGGCTATGGTAGTATGGTACCTATTAAAGAGGCTATAGAGCGTGGTGCAACAACAGTCGATGTTATCGTATTAGAGACAGAAGCTACTTACTATAATAGCTTGCCATCAACTAATGTTTTTTCACTACTTACAAGCCTTCATGGTTTTATGATGGATCGTATTGAAAAACAGAATATTGCGATAGGAAAGTTTACAGCAAACCATCACGATGCTATTCTTAACTTCTATTATACACCTACGGTATTAACGACCAATTCGCTCATTTTTAATAAATCAAAAATGACTAATTGGTGGAATAGCGGATTTAAATATGCCGCAAGCACTACAGAAAAAACAAGCGAAATCAAGCCTCAAGAAGAGTAAAGCAAATTACTTCCTTACTCTACTACTCCATCTTTTATAAAATGCACTTTATTTATCTATCCAATTACTGGATTGCATTAGCATGATTAAAACGAATACAACACAAATAACTGTAGACTATTACAAGTTTTACATACTATAATCATAACCTATAACACTATTGTGTTATAAGATTGTAAATCACATTTAAAAACGGCCATTCTAAACTATTTTTGCACTCTGAAAAACAACACAATTTAAAACTAACAACAATGGCAATAGTAGGAAGACAGTTTCCAAGTATCGATGTAGATGCAATGAACGAAATGGGAGATACGTTTAAATTAAACGTTCTTGAAGAAGCAAAAAATAAGAATAAGAAAGTATTACTTTTTTGGTATCCTAAAGATTTCACTTTTGTATGCCCTACTGAGTTACATGCTTTTCAAACTGCTTTAGGTGAATTTGAAAAGAGAAATACTATCGTAATAGGTGCATCATGTGATACTCCAGAAGTACACTTTGCATGGTTAAATACTGCAAAAGACGATGGTGGAATTGAAGGTGTAACTTACCCAATTCTTGCAGACTCTAACCGTAATCTTGCAAACATGCTAGATATACTAGATGTAGAAGAAGAGTACAATGATGATTTAGAAGGATATATCCTTAAAGGTGATAATGTAACCTTCCGTGCTACATACCTTATTGATGAAGAAGGTACGGTATTTCATGAAGGTGTGAACCACATGCCAGTAGGTCGTAACGTAAATGAATTCTTAAGAATGATTGATGCTTACACTCACGTACAAAAGAATGGTGAGGTTTGTCCTGCAAACTGGGAAGAAGGAAAAGATGCAATGAGTGCTGACCGTAAAAGTACAGCTGCATACCTATCTCAAAACTAATTTATCAATAATATAGAAACACAACAAGTGGTTTCTTAAACTTACTTGTTGTGTTTTTTTATACCATAGTATCATATGCAAACTTTAGAACAAGATAACCTACAGGAAATCGTTGCAAACAACGATACTGTAATAGTACAATATATGGCTAGCTGGTGCGGAAACTGCCGCCTAATGAAGCCTAAGTTTAAAAAACTAGCTGCCGAAAATGAGAATACGACATTCTTAATAGTAGACGCAGAAAAGTTCCCAGAATCACGTAAAATGGCAACTGTAGATAACCTACCTACGTTTGCAACATTTAAAGGCGGCTCTTTTGTAAATCAAGTACAAACTAACAAGTTTGAAAACCTTAAAGAATTAGTACATGAAGTTACCAATAATTAGACATCTACAAAAAGGTACTACTCCAGATCAATTAGAGGCTACTCTAGAGGTTTTAGAGCATTTCTCTGAACATAGATCTGTAACTGATGAAGAAATGGATGTTGTAGGTGAATTAATCACTAACATCTGTGGTGCCTTAGAAGTACACGCTAATGTAGCACAAGGCATGAGTGGCATAGAAGCGGCAAATGCTTTTGCTCAAAAAGTTATGGGCTCAATAGACCAGTAACGTTTAACAATCTTATTAAAACACCTCAAAACACTTAACACTTTGAGGTGTTTTTATTCATTATATTATCGATTAAGCAATAATTTGATAATAAAAATGAATTTTTCATTATTTCTAGTTTCTGTTTTAATATTTTTGATTTTAACATATCCCTATTTATATGAAAAATCAATTAACTTTTATGGTTGCTCTTCTAGGATTAAGCATAGCAACGGCACAAAACTACTTAGACATTGCCCGTATTAATGTCTCTAACACAACACTAGAAGATTTA from Nonlabens arenilitoris harbors:
- a CDS encoding patatin-like phospholipase family protein produces the protein MRALVISGGGSKGAFAGGVAQYLIEEKKLDYDIYIGTSTGSLLISHLALHKIEKIKEVYTNVNQKSIFSNCPFIIKRSKYGVEEIKINHWNVLRNFLNGNKTFGESKNLRKLIKKIFTIEEFNELKATQKEVIVTVSNLSLNETEYKSIQEVSYEDFCDWIWISCNYIPFMSMVKKDNCEYADGGYGSMVPIKEAIERGATTVDVIVLETEATYYNSLPSTNVFSLLTSLHGFMMDRIEKQNIAIGKFTANHHDAILNFYYTPTVLTTNSLIFNKSKMTNWWNSGFKYAASTTEKTSEIKPQEE
- a CDS encoding peroxiredoxin is translated as MAIVGRQFPSIDVDAMNEMGDTFKLNVLEEAKNKNKKVLLFWYPKDFTFVCPTELHAFQTALGEFEKRNTIVIGASCDTPEVHFAWLNTAKDDGGIEGVTYPILADSNRNLANMLDILDVEEEYNDDLEGYILKGDNVTFRATYLIDEEGTVFHEGVNHMPVGRNVNEFLRMIDAYTHVQKNGEVCPANWEEGKDAMSADRKSTAAYLSQN
- a CDS encoding thioredoxin family protein, translating into MQTLEQDNLQEIVANNDTVIVQYMASWCGNCRLMKPKFKKLAAENENTTFLIVDAEKFPESRKMATVDNLPTFATFKGGSFVNQVQTNKFENLKELVHEVTNN
- a CDS encoding DUF6952 family protein, whose product is MKLPIIRHLQKGTTPDQLEATLEVLEHFSEHRSVTDEEMDVVGELITNICGALEVHANVAQGMSGIEAANAFAQKVMGSIDQ